In a genomic window of Primulina huaijiensis isolate GDHJ02 chromosome 10, ASM1229523v2, whole genome shotgun sequence:
- the LOC140985568 gene encoding uncharacterized protein isoform X2 — MLDRVLSTRRTPHAGEDGGGEETGDESKTRKHMSVATRIVSSSDLTSRLRFFGFDGVESDFGSLGVPWCRSKHGKTVEWTSKDLLKALEEFVPIYETRPIKNNMYGMGFDHSFGLWFITQWLKPDLMIESGAFKGHSTWVLRQAMPDTPIVSLSPRHPEKYLKKGPAYVDGNCTYFAGRDLVDFGSMDWARVIKKHRIKVLSRALIFFDDHQNEVKRLKLALKAGFKHLVFEDNYDTGTGDHYSFRQICDQFYISGGGHSCFKDSDEARIRFRRKKLWDKAVDIDELCGPGEAWWGVRGHMRDDFNHSNKPIAYAEHFENSRFVESVLDVCWELPPVAGPSLTHQTRYDPARASTPIIEDGRYGFFKRLGLSQFDNSVFNGYTQMVYLQVS; from the exons ATGCTAGACAGAGTACTTTCTACAAGGCGAACGCCGCATGCCGGCGAAGACGGTGGCGGCGAGGAAACCGGGGACGAGTCCAAGACGCGGAAGCACATGTCAGTCGCTACGCGGATCG TCTCCTCATCCGATCTCACGTCGCGGTTGAGATTCTTCGGGTTCGATGGGGTCGAATCGGATTTCGGATCTCTTGGCGTTCCCTGGT GCAGATCGAAACATGGAAAAACTGTTGAATGGACGTCCAAGGATTTACTCAAAGCTCTTGAGGAGTTTGTGCCAATATACGAGACCCGACCTATAAAGAACAACATGTATGGGATGGGATTTGACCATAGTTTTGGACTTTGGTTTATCACACAATGGCTTAAGCCTGACTTGATGATTGAAAGTGGAGCTTTTAAGGGACATTCTACGTGGGTTTTAAGGCAAGCGATGCCGGATACACCTATTGTGTCACTTTCACCACGTCATCCAGAAAAGTATCTTAAGAAAGGACCTGCTTATGTTGATGGAAATTGCACATATTTTGCTGGAAGGGACCTTGTTGATTTTGGGAGCATGGATTGGGCAAGAGTGATAAAGAAACACAGAATAAAAGTTCTCAGCCGGGCTTTGATCTTCTTTGATGACCATCAAAATGAAGTAAAAAG ATTAAAGCTAGCACTTAAAGCTGGCTTCAAGCATCTAGTTTTTGAGGACAACTATGATACTGGAACTGGGGACCATTATTCCTTCAGGCAGATATGTGATCAATTTTACATAAGCG GTGGCGGACATAGCTGTTTCAAAGATAGCGATGAAGCCAGGATaagatttagaaggaaaaaattATGGGACAAAGCAGTTGATATAGACGAGCTCTGTGGACCTGGAGAAGCCTGGTGGGGCGTAAGAGGGCATATGCGGGATGATTTTAACCATAGCAACAAGCCAATTGCTTATGCTGAACATTTTGAGAACAGCAGATTTGTTGAGTCAGTGCTCGATGTTTGCTGGGAGCTTCCTCCCGTTGCTGGTCCTTCGCTAACCCATCAAACAAGGTATGATCCAGCTCGTGCATCTACTCCAATCATAGAAGATGGTAGATATGGGTTTTTTAAGAGGCTTGGCTTGTCTCAATTTGATAATTCTGTGTTCAATGGATACACTCAAATGGTGTATCTTCAGGTATCTTAA
- the LOC140985568 gene encoding uncharacterized protein isoform X1: protein MLDRVLSTRRTPHAGEDGGGEETGDESKTRKHMSVATRIGSYLARTGYIWPIFIIGLSILIISSFIYHTRDLVCISVSSSDLTSRLRFFGFDGVESDFGSLGVPWCRSKHGKTVEWTSKDLLKALEEFVPIYETRPIKNNMYGMGFDHSFGLWFITQWLKPDLMIESGAFKGHSTWVLRQAMPDTPIVSLSPRHPEKYLKKGPAYVDGNCTYFAGRDLVDFGSMDWARVIKKHRIKVLSRALIFFDDHQNEVKRLKLALKAGFKHLVFEDNYDTGTGDHYSFRQICDQFYISGGGHSCFKDSDEARIRFRRKKLWDKAVDIDELCGPGEAWWGVRGHMRDDFNHSNKPIAYAEHFENSRFVESVLDVCWELPPVAGPSLTHQTRYDPARASTPIIEDGRYGFFKRLGLSQFDNSVFNGYTQMVYLQVS from the exons ATGCTAGACAGAGTACTTTCTACAAGGCGAACGCCGCATGCCGGCGAAGACGGTGGCGGCGAGGAAACCGGGGACGAGTCCAAGACGCGGAAGCACATGTCAGTCGCTACGCGGATCGGTAGTTACCTGGCCCGAACTGGATACATCTGGCCCATTTTCATAATCGGGCTTAGTATCTTGATTATCTCTTCTTTCATTTACCATACGCGTGATTTGGTCTGCATCTCAGTCTCCTCATCCGATCTCACGTCGCGGTTGAGATTCTTCGGGTTCGATGGGGTCGAATCGGATTTCGGATCTCTTGGCGTTCCCTGGT GCAGATCGAAACATGGAAAAACTGTTGAATGGACGTCCAAGGATTTACTCAAAGCTCTTGAGGAGTTTGTGCCAATATACGAGACCCGACCTATAAAGAACAACATGTATGGGATGGGATTTGACCATAGTTTTGGACTTTGGTTTATCACACAATGGCTTAAGCCTGACTTGATGATTGAAAGTGGAGCTTTTAAGGGACATTCTACGTGGGTTTTAAGGCAAGCGATGCCGGATACACCTATTGTGTCACTTTCACCACGTCATCCAGAAAAGTATCTTAAGAAAGGACCTGCTTATGTTGATGGAAATTGCACATATTTTGCTGGAAGGGACCTTGTTGATTTTGGGAGCATGGATTGGGCAAGAGTGATAAAGAAACACAGAATAAAAGTTCTCAGCCGGGCTTTGATCTTCTTTGATGACCATCAAAATGAAGTAAAAAG ATTAAAGCTAGCACTTAAAGCTGGCTTCAAGCATCTAGTTTTTGAGGACAACTATGATACTGGAACTGGGGACCATTATTCCTTCAGGCAGATATGTGATCAATTTTACATAAGCG GTGGCGGACATAGCTGTTTCAAAGATAGCGATGAAGCCAGGATaagatttagaaggaaaaaattATGGGACAAAGCAGTTGATATAGACGAGCTCTGTGGACCTGGAGAAGCCTGGTGGGGCGTAAGAGGGCATATGCGGGATGATTTTAACCATAGCAACAAGCCAATTGCTTATGCTGAACATTTTGAGAACAGCAGATTTGTTGAGTCAGTGCTCGATGTTTGCTGGGAGCTTCCTCCCGTTGCTGGTCCTTCGCTAACCCATCAAACAAGGTATGATCCAGCTCGTGCATCTACTCCAATCATAGAAGATGGTAGATATGGGTTTTTTAAGAGGCTTGGCTTGTCTCAATTTGATAATTCTGTGTTCAATGGATACACTCAAATGGTGTATCTTCAGGTATCTTAA